Proteins from one Mycobacterium sp. SMC-2 genomic window:
- a CDS encoding lysophospholipid acyltransferase, whose product MSRRPGATAREFGRAGVRKLLQRTGFIEESTMALTTDPEEVVQLLAAPWYDERLNGLADELGRDLGSVRTEAACYLREMAPSLDVRAVRAWRSFSNWLMRAYDVLVDEDQIAQLRKLDRKATLAFAFSHRSYLDGLLLPEVIQANRLSPALTFGGANLNFFPMGVWAKRTGTIFIRRQTKDIPVYRFVLRAYAAQLVQNHANLTWSIEGGRTRTGKLRPPVFGILRYISDAVDEIDGPEVYLVPTSIVYDQLHEVEAMTTEAYGAAKRPEDFRFLIRLARQQGERLGRAYLDFGEPLPLRKRLEELRAEESGTGTEIERIALDVEHRINRATPVTPTAVVSLALLGADRSLSVSEVLATVRPLASYIAARNWCVAGAADLTNRSTIRWTLHQLVASGVVSVYDAGTEPVWGIGAEQHLVAAFYRNTAIHILVDRAIAETALLAAIEDAEASVDGLVLPTTVRDEALKLRELLKFEFLFSARAQFEKELADEVRLLGRVEDTSKAASAADVRGLLEKADLLLAHLVLRPFLDAYHIVADRLAAFDDESFDEKAFLAECLEVGKQWELQRRIASAESRSMELFKTALRLARHRELVDGFEDLDIAQRRREFADEIATAVRRVNTIAGLAGTR is encoded by the coding sequence ATGAGCCGGCGACCGGGGGCGACCGCCCGTGAATTCGGCCGGGCAGGTGTGCGAAAGCTGCTGCAGCGCACCGGCTTTATCGAGGAGTCGACAATGGCCCTGACGACCGATCCGGAGGAGGTTGTCCAGCTGCTCGCCGCGCCGTGGTACGACGAGCGGCTGAATGGGCTGGCCGACGAGCTCGGGCGCGACCTGGGGAGCGTGCGCACCGAGGCCGCATGCTACCTGCGGGAGATGGCGCCCTCGCTGGACGTGCGGGCGGTCAGGGCCTGGCGCAGCTTCAGTAACTGGCTGATGCGGGCCTACGACGTGCTGGTCGACGAGGACCAGATCGCGCAGCTGCGCAAGCTGGATCGCAAAGCGACGTTGGCGTTTGCCTTTTCGCATCGCTCTTATCTGGACGGCCTGTTGCTGCCGGAAGTGATTCAGGCCAACCGGCTTTCGCCCGCGCTCACCTTCGGTGGGGCGAACCTGAACTTCTTCCCGATGGGGGTGTGGGCCAAGCGCACCGGCACGATCTTCATCCGGCGCCAGACCAAGGACATTCCCGTGTACCGCTTCGTGTTGCGCGCCTACGCCGCGCAGCTGGTGCAAAATCACGCCAACCTGACCTGGTCGATCGAAGGGGGCCGCACCCGGACCGGCAAGCTGCGGCCACCGGTTTTCGGCATCCTGCGCTACATCAGCGACGCCGTCGACGAAATCGACGGTCCCGAAGTGTATTTGGTGCCGACCTCGATCGTGTACGACCAGCTGCACGAGGTGGAGGCGATGACGACCGAGGCCTACGGCGCGGCCAAGCGGCCCGAGGACTTTCGCTTTCTGATCCGGCTGGCGCGACAGCAGGGGGAGCGGCTGGGCCGCGCCTACCTGGACTTCGGCGAGCCGCTGCCGCTGCGCAAGCGCCTCGAGGAGCTGCGCGCCGAGGAGTCCGGAACGGGCACCGAGATCGAACGCATCGCGCTGGACGTCGAGCACCGGATCAACCGCGCCACCCCGGTCACCCCGACCGCGGTGGTGAGCCTCGCCCTGCTGGGTGCGGACCGCTCGCTGTCCGTCAGCGAGGTGCTGGCCACCGTGCGGCCGCTGGCGAGCTATATCGCGGCGCGGAACTGGTGTGTGGCGGGCGCCGCCGACCTGACGAATCGCTCGACCATCCGCTGGACGCTGCATCAGCTCGTCGCCTCGGGCGTGGTCAGCGTCTACGACGCCGGCACCGAACCGGTTTGGGGCATCGGGGCGGAGCAGCACCTGGTCGCGGCGTTCTACCGCAACACCGCGATCCACATCCTGGTCGATCGCGCCATCGCCGAGACGGCGTTGCTGGCCGCCATCGAAGACGCCGAGGCCTCGGTGGACGGTTTGGTGTTGCCGACGACCGTGCGCGACGAGGCCCTGAAGCTGCGCGAATTGCTGAAATTCGAGTTCCTGTTCTCGGCGCGCGCGCAGTTCGAGAAGGAACTCGCCGACGAGGTGCGCCTGCTCGGCCGGGTGGAGGACACCAGCAAGGCGGCCAGCGCGGCCGACGTGCGCGGCCTGTTGGAGAAGGCCGACCTGCTGCTGGCGCACCTGGTGTTGCGGCCGTTCCTTGACGCCTACCACATCGTCGCCGACCGGCTGGCCGCCTTCGACGACGAATCATTCGACGAGAAGGCGTTTCTTGCCGAGTGCCTCGAGGTGGGCAAGCAGTGGGAGCTGCAACGCAGGATCGCGAGCGCCGAGTCGAGGTCGATGGAGTTGTTCAAGACCGCGCTGCGGTTGGCCCGGCACCGCGAACTGGTGGACGGCTTCGAGGACCTGGACATCGCGCAGCGCCGGCGTGAGTTCGCCGACGAGATCGCCACGGCCGTCCGGCGGGTCAACACCATCGCGGGACTGGCCGGAACGCGGTAG